In Halobaculum rubrum, the following are encoded in one genomic region:
- a CDS encoding DUF7113 family protein produces MLLVRGSGGGTALTGTIYERGEEAPSFKGAPDEDAPYVWVCDAFYEVESGGSELVVDGDPIRVAFESPTPRGFDTREQAVAAAEEHVRTQFARVGVPEADVEIDVEKTDP; encoded by the coding sequence ATGTTACTGGTCCGCGGGAGCGGCGGCGGCACGGCGCTCACCGGCACGATCTACGAGCGCGGCGAGGAGGCGCCGTCGTTCAAGGGCGCGCCCGACGAGGACGCGCCCTACGTGTGGGTGTGCGACGCGTTCTACGAGGTCGAGTCCGGCGGCTCGGAGCTGGTCGTCGACGGCGACCCCATCCGCGTCGCCTTCGAGTCGCCGACGCCCCGCGGCTTCGACACCCGCGAGCAGGCGGTCGCCGCCGCCGAGGAGCACGTCCGCACGCAGTTCGCCCGCGTCGGCGTTCCCGAAGCCGACGTGGAGATCGACGTCGAGAAGACGGATCCGTAG
- a CDS encoding DNA double-strand break repair nuclease NurA has translation MTLDPVHVDTIAYLASAIADGVDDADHDDLAGTAWGEWLDPLHDDGRVVLEALGDHELRRTPVEDAALADRPFATSHGVDSGTLNPTSFKNGLVLDVAQAAMGAEPTDLDLHRARSIVVTVHANDATVFFPDVPDGWMPYDDGNSERRVLKVPRSRRFADEMVHELALSLAESHHARKHLERGEVSDLLVLDGPLYPKRLLNWATRDSELREVAHGETVREAVRTYVRLVESCIERDVPVLGFVKNPTSGYVTRTLDRKGVEAPWPDDAALFTRLLERRPDGDRADDAITFTSWLRSRGGSDAPLASDGDALGVERTAAPERYEVTYMHVYEPREDVLFKVEAPAAFTRDPETRDRLTRQVVSEVAAEAGPPTPVAKADELARIGVGETEALRRKFEERFGAEQLRTYDDVRWGDGESRTERTE, from the coding sequence GTGACGCTGGACCCCGTACACGTCGACACCATCGCGTACCTCGCCTCGGCCATCGCCGACGGGGTCGACGACGCCGACCACGACGACCTCGCGGGCACGGCCTGGGGGGAGTGGCTCGACCCGCTCCACGACGACGGGCGGGTCGTGCTGGAGGCGCTCGGCGACCACGAACTCCGACGGACGCCCGTCGAGGACGCCGCGCTCGCGGACCGGCCCTTCGCGACGAGCCACGGCGTCGACTCCGGCACGCTGAACCCCACGTCGTTCAAGAACGGGCTCGTGCTCGACGTGGCGCAGGCGGCGATGGGCGCCGAGCCGACGGATCTCGACCTCCACCGCGCGCGCTCGATCGTCGTCACGGTTCACGCCAACGACGCGACGGTGTTCTTCCCCGACGTGCCCGACGGCTGGATGCCGTACGATGACGGCAACTCCGAGCGTCGGGTGCTCAAGGTGCCCCGGAGCCGCCGGTTCGCCGACGAGATGGTCCACGAACTGGCGCTGTCGCTGGCGGAGTCACACCACGCCCGCAAGCATCTCGAACGCGGCGAGGTGTCGGACCTCCTCGTGCTCGACGGGCCGCTGTACCCCAAGCGCCTGCTGAACTGGGCGACCCGCGACAGCGAGCTTCGAGAGGTCGCCCACGGCGAGACGGTTCGGGAGGCCGTCCGGACGTACGTCCGGCTCGTGGAGTCGTGCATCGAGCGCGACGTGCCCGTGCTTGGCTTCGTGAAGAACCCGACCTCGGGGTACGTCACTCGGACGCTCGACCGCAAGGGTGTGGAGGCGCCGTGGCCCGACGACGCCGCGCTGTTCACCCGGCTGCTTGAGCGGCGTCCGGACGGCGACCGCGCGGACGACGCGATCACGTTCACCTCGTGGCTGCGGTCGCGGGGGGGCTCCGACGCGCCGCTGGCGAGCGACGGCGACGCGCTCGGCGTCGAGCGAACCGCGGCCCCCGAGCGGTACGAGGTGACGTACATGCACGTGTACGAACCCCGCGAGGACGTGCTGTTCAAGGTGGAGGCGCCGGCGGCGTTCACGCGCGATCCGGAGACGCGCGATCGGCTCACCCGGCAGGTCGTCTCTGAGGTCGCCGCGGAGGCCGGGCCGCCGACGCCGGTCGCGAAGGCCGACGAGCTGGCCCGGATCGGCGTCGGCGAGACGGAGGCGCTGCGCCGGAAGTTCGAGGAGCGGTTCGGCGCGGAACAGCTACGGACGTACGACGACGTCCGGTGGGGGGACGGCGAGTCGCGAACGGAGCGAACGGAGTGA
- a CDS encoding HAD family hydrolase, with translation MIRAVGFDLDDTLAVPERSRTRLLADALDAGGAPELTGAVDRAAYLDAHANHRTADSRVPVFAELLDPHDVEADPVALADAYREAVTTALVPVPGVRDLVADLRETYRVGLLTNGPVRAQSAKLDYLGWWDAFDTVHISGDLPAGKPDRRAFAALLDGLGSDPSETAFVGDHPEEDIRGAAAAGLQTVHVLGENDDPAPEADETVARDRLAAELPGILRGL, from the coding sequence GTGATACGCGCGGTCGGATTCGACCTCGACGACACGCTCGCCGTCCCCGAGCGCTCGCGGACCCGGCTGCTTGCGGACGCGCTCGACGCCGGCGGCGCCCCGGAGTTGACCGGCGCCGTCGACCGGGCGGCGTACCTCGACGCCCACGCCAACCACCGCACTGCGGACAGCAGAGTGCCCGTCTTCGCGGAGCTGCTCGACCCCCACGACGTCGAGGCGGACCCTGTCGCCCTCGCGGACGCCTACCGCGAGGCAGTGACGACCGCGCTCGTCCCGGTTCCCGGCGTACGCGACCTCGTCGCGGACCTGCGCGAGACGTACCGCGTCGGCCTGCTCACTAACGGTCCGGTGCGCGCGCAGTCGGCGAAGCTCGACTATCTCGGCTGGTGGGACGCGTTCGACACCGTCCACATCTCCGGCGACCTCCCGGCCGGAAAGCCCGACAGGCGCGCGTTCGCGGCGCTGCTCGACGGGCTCGGAAGCGACCCGTCGGAGACGGCGTTCGTCGGCGACCATCCGGAGGAGGACATCCGGGGCGCCGCCGCGGCGGGGCTACAGACCGTCCACGTCCTCGGCGAGAACGACGATCCAGCACCCGAGGCCGACGAAACGGTCGCACGCGACCGGCTGGCCGCGGAGCTTCCGGGGATCCTTCGGGGCCTGTGA
- a CDS encoding DUF2240 family protein, translated as MTLEAAVAAPFRGAGTDRMGEGKFVVALSLDRDWFSPDQAKRLVDIATARGLLTEDGGDLVAAFDPAEVHVPADFVPDESILREQSTFERALDAIVAEGTEKREAVAAANRRQREVGVTLETAAVLVARERGVELDAVADAAREELLVGDDFGSEGGDAAGDDAEGP; from the coding sequence ATGACGCTGGAGGCCGCCGTCGCCGCGCCGTTTCGCGGCGCGGGCACCGACCGGATGGGCGAAGGGAAGTTCGTCGTCGCGCTCTCGCTCGACCGCGACTGGTTCTCCCCCGACCAGGCGAAGCGCCTCGTCGACATCGCGACGGCGAGGGGGCTGCTCACCGAGGACGGCGGCGATCTAGTAGCTGCGTTCGACCCCGCGGAGGTGCACGTTCCCGCCGATTTCGTCCCCGACGAGTCGATCCTCCGGGAACAGTCGACGTTCGAGCGGGCGCTCGACGCGATCGTCGCCGAGGGGACGGAGAAGCGCGAGGCCGTCGCCGCCGCGAACCGCAGGCAGCGCGAGGTCGGCGTGACGCTGGAGACGGCTGCGGTGCTCGTCGCGCGCGAGCGCGGCGTCGAGCTTGACGCTGTCGCCGATGCGGCACGCGAGGAGTTGCTGGTCGGTGACGACTTCGGGTCGGAGGGCGGGGACGCCGCCGGCGACGACGCGGAGGGGCCGTGA
- the pan1 gene encoding proteasome-activating nucleotidase Pan1: MTDTVDDVDLPYEEEATSQQEKIEALQERLDVLEGQNEEMRDKLLDANAENNKYQQKLERLTHENKKLKQSPLFVATVQELTGDGVVIKQHGNNQEALTEVTDEMREDLDPDDRVAVNNSLSVVKKLEKETDVRARVMQVEHSPEVTYEDIGGLDEQMNEVRETVEMPLKSPEMFTEVGIQPPSGVLLHGPPGTGKTMLAKAVANQTDATFIKMAGSELVHKFIGEGAKLVRDLFEVARENEPAVIFIDEIDAIASKRTDSKTSGDAEVQRTMMQLLAEMDGFDERGEIRIIAATNRFDMLDPAILRPGRFDRLIEVPKPEAEGRELIFKIHTRDMNVADDVDFAELAELTEGASGADVKAVCTEAGMFAIREDRTEITMTDFRSAWEKTSQAEGTDADDSLAFA; the protein is encoded by the coding sequence ATGACTGACACCGTTGACGACGTCGACCTCCCGTACGAGGAGGAAGCGACGTCGCAGCAGGAGAAGATCGAGGCCCTCCAGGAGCGCCTCGACGTTCTCGAGGGGCAAAACGAGGAGATGCGCGACAAGCTCCTGGACGCGAACGCGGAGAACAACAAGTACCAGCAGAAGCTCGAGCGGCTTACCCACGAGAACAAGAAGCTCAAGCAGTCGCCGCTGTTCGTCGCGACGGTACAGGAGCTGACGGGCGACGGCGTCGTGATCAAACAGCACGGCAACAATCAGGAGGCGCTGACCGAGGTCACCGACGAGATGCGCGAGGACCTCGACCCGGACGACCGCGTCGCCGTCAACAACTCCCTGTCGGTGGTGAAGAAGCTGGAGAAGGAGACGGACGTGCGCGCCCGCGTCATGCAGGTCGAGCACTCGCCCGAGGTCACCTACGAGGACATCGGCGGGCTCGACGAGCAGATGAACGAGGTGCGCGAGACCGTCGAGATGCCGCTGAAGAGCCCGGAGATGTTCACCGAGGTGGGCATCCAGCCGCCCAGCGGCGTCCTGCTCCACGGGCCGCCCGGCACGGGGAAGACGATGCTCGCGAAGGCCGTCGCGAACCAGACCGACGCGACGTTCATCAAGATGGCCGGCTCCGAGCTGGTCCACAAGTTCATCGGCGAGGGGGCGAAGCTCGTGCGCGACCTGTTCGAGGTCGCCCGCGAGAACGAGCCGGCGGTCATCTTCATCGACGAGATCGACGCCATCGCCTCCAAGCGCACGGACTCGAAGACCTCCGGCGACGCCGAGGTCCAGCGCACGATGATGCAGCTGCTCGCCGAGATGGACGGCTTCGACGAGCGCGGCGAGATCCGCATCATCGCGGCGACGAACCGCTTCGACATGCTCGACCCGGCGATCCTCCGTCCGGGTCGCTTCGACCGGCTCATCGAGGTACCCAAGCCGGAGGCCGAGGGCCGCGAGCTCATCTTCAAGATCCACACTCGCGACATGAACGTCGCCGACGACGTGGACTTCGCGGAGCTTGCGGAGCTCACCGAGGGCGCCTCCGGCGCGGACGTGAAGGCCGTCTGCACCGAGGCCGGCATGTTCGCGATCCGCGAGGACCGCACCGAGATCACGATGACGGACTTCCGCAGCGCCTGGGAGAAGACCTCCCAGGCCGAGGGAACCGACGCCGACGACTCGCTCGCGTTCGCGTAA
- a CDS encoding MarR family transcriptional regulator — protein sequence MSASDAEAVADDASIDRWERVRDLPPSAKLVAKVLDYEDTLSQSELAEETLLPPRTVRYALTRLEDADAVESRFSFTDARKRLYTLDL from the coding sequence ATGAGCGCATCCGACGCCGAGGCCGTCGCCGACGACGCCTCGATCGATCGATGGGAACGCGTCCGCGACCTGCCGCCGAGCGCGAAGCTGGTCGCGAAGGTGCTGGACTACGAGGACACGTTGAGCCAAAGCGAGCTCGCCGAGGAGACGCTGCTCCCGCCGCGGACCGTCCGCTACGCGCTGACTCGGCTGGAGGACGCGGACGCGGTCGAGTCTCGGTTCTCCTTCACCGACGCGCGCAAGCGGCTCTACACGCTGGACTTGTAG
- a CDS encoding helical backbone metal receptor has translation MVTERIVSLAPSATATVAALNATEVLVGVTHACDRSDAGSRPSVVGGWPNPDLDGVERLEPTVVLTCDPLQRETADALRDRGLEVVHAEPTRLADVFGYVADVGAAVGREDAGRRLTSDLRDRVDRVRAAVPEDPAERPVVYAEEWGEPPMAAGNWVPDAVAAAGGRCPFVPAGQRSREVDAAAVERADPDHAVLHWCGTDREPGSEPLADRGWDIDPAVHVIDDSLLNQPSPRLVDGVEAIAELLHGVDVREESTL, from the coding sequence ATGGTGACCGAGCGGATCGTCTCGCTGGCGCCGAGCGCGACGGCGACGGTCGCGGCGTTGAACGCGACCGAGGTGCTCGTGGGGGTGACCCACGCCTGCGATCGGTCGGACGCGGGGTCGCGGCCGTCGGTCGTCGGCGGCTGGCCGAACCCGGACCTCGACGGCGTCGAGCGGCTGGAGCCGACGGTCGTGTTGACGTGCGACCCGCTGCAGCGGGAGACCGCCGACGCGCTACGGGACCGGGGACTCGAGGTCGTTCACGCCGAGCCGACCCGACTGGCGGACGTGTTTGGATACGTCGCGGACGTGGGGGCGGCGGTCGGCCGCGAGGACGCGGGCAGGCGACTCACGAGCGACCTGCGCGACCGCGTCGACCGGGTTCGAGCGGCGGTTCCCGAGGACCCGGCGGAGCGTCCGGTGGTCTACGCCGAGGAGTGGGGCGAGCCCCCGATGGCCGCCGGCAACTGGGTTCCCGACGCCGTCGCCGCCGCCGGCGGGCGCTGTCCGTTCGTCCCGGCGGGCCAGCGATCGCGGGAGGTCGACGCCGCGGCGGTCGAGCGCGCGGATCCGGACCACGCGGTGCTCCACTGGTGTGGCACCGACCGCGAACCCGGATCCGAGCCGCTCGCCGACCGCGGTTGGGACATCGATCCCGCGGTTCACGTGATCGACGACTCGCTGTTGAACCAGCCGAGCCCGCGGCTGGTCGACGGGGTCGAGGCGATCGCCGAACTGCTTCACGGGGTGGACGTGAGGGAGGAATCGACGCTGTGA
- a CDS encoding transcription initiation factor IIB, with product MSENTHTRRRPAGRERRTAHEHQDESEQEEQSGDELACPECSGNVITDEEHGETVCEECGLVIDEDSVDRGPEWRAFDAAEKDQKSRVGAPTTNTMHDKGLSTNIDWRDQDAYGRSLGARQRQKMRRLRKWNERFRTRDSKERNLKQALGEIDRMASALGLPDNVRETASVIYRRALDEDLLPGRSIEGVSTSCVYAAARMAGVPRSLDEIAEVSRVGKDEVARTYRYVVRELKLEVKPADPEQYVPRFASSLELSDESEMRAKQLLRNAKDKGVHSGKSPVGLAAAAVYAAALLTNEKTTQAAVSEIADISEVTIRNRYHELLEAEDGLVA from the coding sequence ATGAGCGAGAACACACACACCCGACGCCGACCCGCCGGGCGCGAACGACGAACAGCACACGAACACCAGGACGAATCCGAGCAGGAGGAGCAGTCGGGCGACGAGCTCGCGTGCCCCGAGTGCTCGGGGAACGTCATCACCGACGAGGAGCACGGCGAGACGGTCTGTGAGGAGTGCGGCCTCGTTATCGACGAGGACTCCGTCGACCGTGGCCCCGAGTGGCGCGCGTTCGACGCCGCCGAGAAGGACCAGAAGTCCCGCGTCGGCGCCCCCACGACGAACACGATGCACGACAAGGGGCTGTCGACCAACATCGACTGGCGCGACCAGGACGCCTACGGCCGCTCGCTGGGCGCCCGCCAGCGCCAGAAGATGCGCCGCCTGCGCAAGTGGAACGAGCGGTTCCGCACGCGCGACTCCAAGGAGCGAAATCTCAAGCAAGCGCTCGGGGAGATCGACCGGATGGCCTCGGCGCTGGGGCTCCCGGACAACGTCCGCGAGACCGCTTCGGTCATCTACCGCCGCGCGCTCGACGAGGACCTCCTCCCGGGCCGCTCCATCGAGGGCGTCTCCACCTCCTGCGTGTACGCCGCCGCCCGTATGGCCGGCGTCCCGCGCAGCCTCGACGAGATCGCGGAGGTCTCCCGCGTCGGCAAAGACGAGGTCGCGCGCACGTACCGCTACGTGGTGCGCGAGCTGAAGCTGGAAGTCAAGCCCGCCGACCCCGAGCAGTACGTCCCACGGTTCGCCTCCTCGCTGGAACTGTCCGACGAGTCGGAGATGCGCGCGAAGCAGCTCCTGCGGAACGCGAAGGACAAGGGCGTCCACTCGGGCAAGTCGCCGGTCGGTCTCGCGGCCGCGGCCGTCTACGCCGCCGCGCTGCTCACCAACGAGAAGACGACGCAGGCGGCCGTCTCGGAGATCGCGGACATCTCCGAGGTCACGATCCGCAACCGCTACCACGAACTGCTCGAGGCCGAGGACGGCCTCGTCGCGTAA
- a CDS encoding type I 3-dehydroquinate dehydratase, giving the protein MSDAFAVDLDSFSLCASTADLSGEPVAREHADLIEFRMDLADEPLAALADYDGDLPLLVTNRPRWEGGETAPYGRLDALAAAVEHEAVAAVDVELATLRGRPAGTNEVDAAELTAHAREHGAAVVASVHDFDRTPAPETLDGLLRAAAGAGDVGKLAVTARTTGEALDLLAATHRATIRGDRVATMAMGEHGSHTRAVAPVYGSRLGYAPIDAADATAPGQYDLATLRRLVDDLR; this is encoded by the coding sequence ATGAGCGACGCGTTCGCCGTCGACCTCGACTCGTTCTCGCTGTGTGCGAGCACCGCCGACCTCTCGGGGGAGCCGGTCGCCCGCGAGCACGCCGACCTGATCGAGTTCCGGATGGACCTCGCCGACGAGCCGCTGGCCGCCCTCGCCGACTACGACGGCGATCTCCCGTTGCTCGTGACGAACCGCCCGCGCTGGGAGGGCGGGGAAACCGCCCCGTACGGTCGGCTCGATGCCCTCGCTGCGGCGGTCGAGCACGAGGCAGTCGCCGCCGTCGACGTCGAACTGGCGACGCTGCGCGGCCGACCGGCGGGGACGAATGAGGTCGACGCGGCGGAACTGACCGCACACGCCCGCGAGCACGGGGCCGCGGTCGTCGCGTCGGTCCACGACTTCGACCGGACACCCGCGCCGGAGACGCTCGACGGCCTGCTCCGCGCGGCGGCAGGCGCCGGCGACGTGGGGAAGTTGGCGGTCACCGCGCGGACGACCGGGGAGGCGCTCGACCTGCTGGCGGCGACCCACCGCGCGACGATCCGCGGCGACCGCGTGGCGACGATGGCGATGGGCGAGCACGGGAGCCACACGCGCGCCGTCGCGCCGGTGTACGGCTCGCGGCTCGGCTACGCCCCCATCGACGCCGCCGACGCGACCGCGCCGGGCCAGTACGATCTCGCGACGCTTCGGCGGCTCGTCGACGACCTCCGGTGA
- a CDS encoding DUF7575 domain-containing protein: MQRRPVVAAALAVVPALGHAYLRRWSRAVAWLSLLVGSALVFAGLSGGGVGDPLASVGISTAALPTAAAGPAALVVPLGVVIALSAADAYVLARREGRQGVLTCPRCGRGVDLSLHFCWYCSVEFEYVER; the protein is encoded by the coding sequence ATGCAACGCCGACCCGTCGTCGCGGCGGCGCTGGCGGTCGTCCCCGCGCTCGGGCACGCGTACCTGCGCCGATGGAGCCGCGCTGTCGCATGGCTGTCGCTGCTGGTCGGCTCGGCGCTCGTGTTTGCGGGGCTGTCCGGGGGCGGGGTCGGCGACCCGCTGGCGTCGGTGGGGATCTCGACGGCGGCGCTCCCGACCGCGGCGGCCGGCCCGGCGGCGCTCGTCGTCCCGCTGGGCGTCGTCATCGCGCTGTCGGCGGCCGACGCGTACGTTCTCGCCAGGAGAGAGGGCCGACAGGGCGTCCTCACGTGTCCGCGGTGCGGCCGCGGCGTCGACCTGTCGCTGCACTTCTGTTGGTACTGCTCGGTGGAGTTCGAGTACGTCGAACGGTAG
- a CDS encoding 3-dehydroquinate synthase II, producing MTRTRSVWIRADGDVGDWNTRRERITAGLEAGVDWVLVDERDVAKVRELGDVNVAAFRSDADVDVIDDAESGDEAVADAYIVGKNGEGDGTVDLPADFSGSADLSTLRRDDNRAQGAFVRIFDEEYEAFAEAAARDAEFVVVASENWEIIPLENLIARIGDDTTLVAGATTAEEARTAFETLELGAEGVLLDTDDPDEIRETVEVRDEADRETLDLTTATVTAIERTGSADRVCVDTGTMMDHDEGMLVGSMSRGLFFVHAETADSPYVASRPFRVNAGAVHAYVRTPDGGTKYLSELRSGDEVQLLDTDGKTREAVVGRVKIEKRPMFRVQAKVETESGEVDRVETLIQNAETVKVATTAGRKAVTDLAEGDEVLVYYEDVARHFGEAVEESIIEQ from the coding sequence ATGACACGAACGCGGTCCGTCTGGATCCGCGCCGACGGCGACGTGGGCGACTGGAACACGCGACGCGAACGGATCACCGCGGGCCTCGAGGCCGGCGTCGACTGGGTGCTCGTCGACGAGCGCGACGTGGCGAAGGTGCGCGAGTTGGGCGACGTGAACGTCGCGGCGTTCCGCTCGGACGCCGACGTCGACGTGATCGACGACGCCGAGTCCGGCGACGAGGCGGTCGCGGACGCCTACATCGTCGGCAAGAACGGCGAGGGCGACGGCACGGTCGATCTTCCCGCCGACTTCTCCGGCTCCGCGGACCTCTCGACGCTCCGCCGCGACGACAACCGCGCGCAGGGCGCGTTCGTCCGCATCTTCGACGAGGAGTACGAGGCGTTCGCCGAGGCCGCCGCCCGCGACGCGGAGTTCGTCGTCGTCGCCAGCGAGAACTGGGAGATCATTCCCCTCGAGAACCTCATCGCCCGGATCGGCGACGACACCACCCTCGTCGCCGGCGCGACGACCGCCGAGGAGGCGCGCACCGCCTTCGAGACGCTCGAACTCGGCGCGGAGGGCGTCCTGCTGGACACGGACGACCCCGACGAGATCCGCGAGACCGTGGAGGTCCGCGACGAGGCCGACCGGGAGACGCTCGATCTCACGACCGCGACCGTCACCGCCATCGAGCGCACGGGCTCGGCCGACCGCGTCTGCGTCGACACCGGCACGATGATGGACCACGACGAGGGGATGCTCGTCGGGTCGATGTCGCGCGGGCTGTTCTTCGTCCACGCCGAGACGGCCGACTCGCCGTACGTCGCCTCCAGACCGTTCCGCGTCAACGCCGGCGCCGTCCACGCGTACGTGCGCACGCCCGACGGCGGCACCAAGTACCTCTCGGAGCTGCGCTCGGGCGACGAGGTGCAGCTGCTCGACACCGACGGGAAGACCCGCGAGGCCGTCGTCGGCCGCGTGAAGATCGAGAAGCGTCCCATGTTCCGCGTGCAGGCTAAGGTCGAGACGGAGTCGGGGGAGGTCGACCGCGTCGAGACGCTGATCCAGAACGCCGAGACGGTGAAGGTCGCGACCACCGCGGGGCGGAAAGCCGTCACCGACCTCGCGGAGGGCGACGAGGTGCTCGTCTACTACGAGGACGTGGCCCGCCACTTCGGCGAGGCCGTCGAGGAGTCGATCATCGAGCAGTAA
- a CDS encoding 2-amino-3,7-dideoxy-D-threo-hept-6-ulosonate synthase, which translates to MEHAGLAARLDRISTDDRILMVPMDHGITLGAVTGLKDIESTIDAVTSGGADAVLTQKGIAPRVHANLNGAGYVVHLNASTSVGPESNDKRPTGTVKAAIRAGADAVSMHINVGSDYEPEQMTFLSELCEEAGDYGVPVLAMAYARGANLEGDDPEHDAEYLGHAVRLAEECGADVVKTAYSGDAASFEHVCESTRLPVIIAGGSPSGDRRTLENVRGAMDAGGAGVSMGRTIFQHDDPEAMTAAVSAVVHDDADAEDALSASGL; encoded by the coding sequence ATGGAACACGCCGGACTCGCCGCACGACTGGATCGCATCTCCACGGACGACCGAATTCTCATGGTACCGATGGACCACGGCATCACCCTCGGCGCGGTGACGGGCCTGAAGGACATCGAGTCGACCATCGACGCCGTGACGAGCGGCGGCGCCGACGCGGTGCTCACCCAGAAGGGGATCGCCCCCCGCGTTCACGCGAACCTGAACGGCGCGGGCTACGTCGTCCACCTGAACGCCTCCACGTCGGTCGGTCCCGAGAGCAACGACAAACGACCCACGGGCACCGTGAAGGCCGCCATCCGCGCGGGCGCCGACGCCGTCTCGATGCACATCAACGTCGGCTCCGACTACGAGCCCGAACAGATGACGTTCCTCTCGGAACTGTGCGAGGAGGCCGGCGACTACGGCGTGCCCGTCCTCGCGATGGCGTACGCCCGCGGCGCGAACCTGGAGGGCGACGACCCCGAGCACGACGCCGAGTACCTCGGGCACGCCGTCCGACTGGCCGAGGAGTGCGGCGCCGACGTGGTGAAGACCGCCTACTCCGGCGACGCCGCGAGCTTCGAGCACGTCTGTGAGTCGACGCGCCTGCCGGTCATCATCGCCGGAGGCTCCCCGTCGGGCGACCGCCGGACCCTGGAGAACGTTCGCGGCGCGATGGACGCCGGCGGCGCCGGCGTCTCGATGGGGCGCACCATCTTCCAGCACGACGACCCGGAGGCGATGACCGCGGCGGTGTCGGCCGTCGTCCACGACGACGCCGACGCGGAGGACGCGCTGTCGGCGTCGGGGCTGTAG
- the trpA gene encoding tryptophan synthase subunit alpha has product MSDDGASDRVAAAFADGPAFVPYLAVGDPDYESSLAYVEALAEGGADVIELGLPFSEPIAEGPTIQNAVVRALESGMTPTRFFEFVEEVDVDVPLVCMTYYNLIYQYGESEARSVSDASSAERSSANSRAAKPRDDGEERPASKGPRPFVEKAASVGISGFVVPDLPAEEAGPLREACDEFGLHLISIVAPTTDEERLDQLVEVSSGYLYVQARLGVTGASSSVSDRTGESLARLSDVDLPKAVGFGISSGEQAATIVEAGADGIIVGSALVDIVAEGHERDEPTEETAARLETKARELKQGAVDGYGRRTPAPEGTSD; this is encoded by the coding sequence ATGAGCGACGATGGAGCGTCCGACCGTGTCGCCGCCGCGTTCGCCGACGGCCCGGCGTTCGTCCCCTATCTCGCCGTCGGCGACCCGGACTACGAGTCGTCGCTGGCGTACGTCGAGGCGCTCGCCGAGGGCGGCGCCGACGTGATCGAGCTCGGACTCCCATTCTCCGAGCCCATCGCCGAGGGGCCGACGATCCAGAACGCCGTCGTGCGCGCGCTGGAGTCGGGTATGACACCGACGCGCTTCTTCGAGTTCGTGGAGGAGGTGGACGTCGACGTGCCGCTCGTGTGCATGACGTACTACAACCTGATCTACCAGTACGGGGAAAGCGAGGCGCGAAGCGTCTCGGATGCGAGTAGCGCGGAGCGAAGCTCCGCGAACAGTCGAGCGGCGAAGCCGCGCGACGACGGGGAGGAACGACCCGCGAGCAAGGGACCGCGGCCGTTCGTCGAGAAGGCGGCCTCCGTCGGCATCTCCGGGTTCGTCGTTCCCGACCTCCCGGCCGAGGAGGCCGGGCCCCTCCGGGAGGCGTGCGACGAGTTCGGCCTCCACCTGATCTCCATCGTCGCGCCGACGACCGACGAGGAGCGGCTGGACCAGCTGGTCGAGGTGTCCTCGGGGTACCTCTACGTGCAGGCGCGACTGGGCGTCACCGGGGCGTCGTCGTCGGTGTCCGACCGGACGGGCGAGTCGCTCGCGCGGCTCTCGGACGTGGACCTCCCGAAGGCGGTCGGGTTCGGCATCTCCTCGGGCGAGCAGGCCGCGACGATCGTCGAGGCGGGCGCCGACGGTATCATCGTCGGATCCGCGCTCGTCGACATCGTGGCCGAGGGCCACGAGCGGGACGAACCGACCGAGGAGACCGCGGCTCGCCTCGAAACGAAGGCGCGCGAACTGAAGCAGGGTGCCGTCGACGGATACGGGCGACGGACGCCGGCACCCGAAGGTACTTCCGATTGA